A window of the Fuscovulum sp. genome harbors these coding sequences:
- a CDS encoding LysE family translocator: protein MTHDLFLALLGFAFVTSVTPGPNNMMLLASGVNFGLRRTVPHMIGISVGHSVMVFLVGLGVAGVFVAVPWALTVLKVAAVAYMLWLAWKIARSGAPGEGKAGGRPMTFLQAAAFQWVNPKAWAMALGAVAAYVPEPSVGAYAAVAGVFALVNLPSVSVWAAAGQGLRRWLEAPGRLRVFNWTMAGLLVASLWPVVMLEL, encoded by the coding sequence ATGACCCATGATCTTTTCCTTGCTCTGCTGGGCTTTGCCTTTGTCACCTCGGTCACGCCGGGGCCGAACAACATGATGCTGTTGGCGTCAGGTGTGAATTTCGGGCTGCGGCGGACGGTGCCGCATATGATCGGAATCTCGGTCGGCCATTCGGTGATGGTGTTTCTGGTGGGGCTGGGGGTGGCCGGGGTGTTTGTGGCGGTGCCATGGGCGCTGACGGTGCTGAAGGTCGCGGCGGTGGCCTACATGCTGTGGCTGGCATGGAAGATTGCCCGCTCTGGTGCGCCGGGCGAGGGGAAGGCCGGGGGGCGACCGATGACGTTCTTGCAGGCGGCGGCGTTTCAATGGGTGAACCCCAAGGCATGGGCCATGGCGCTGGGCGCCGTGGCGGCCTATGTGCCGGAGCCTTCGGTCGGAGCCTATGCGGCGGTGGCGGGGGTGTTTGCGCTGGTGAACCTGCCGTCGGTTTCCGTTTGGGCGGCGGCGGGGCAGGGGCTGCGGCGGTGGCTGGAGGCGCCGGGGCGGCTGCGGGTGTTCAACTGGACGATGGCGGGGCTGCTGGTGGCGTCGCTTTGGCCGGTGGTGATGCTGGAACTGTGA
- a CDS encoding Lrp/AsnC family transcriptional regulator, whose product MTKIDDINARILRELRRDGRISNLILAERVGLSPSACLRRVQEMERSGLIKGYRAVLDPAQLGIGFTAYVTVGLNTHTKASQEAFERAVARAPQVTECHNITGTVEYLLRVECADLAAYKHWHTDVLGTLPQVQSITTFVVMGSPKDDRA is encoded by the coding sequence ATGACGAAGATTGATGACATAAACGCCCGCATATTGCGAGAACTGCGCCGTGATGGCCGGATCAGCAACCTGATCCTGGCCGAACGCGTCGGCCTCTCCCCCTCCGCCTGCCTGCGCCGCGTCCAGGAAATGGAACGCTCCGGCCTGATCAAGGGCTACCGCGCCGTGCTTGATCCCGCCCAGCTTGGCATCGGCTTTACGGCCTATGTGACTGTGGGCCTGAACACCCACACCAAGGCCAGCCAAGAGGCGTTTGAACGCGCCGTCGCCCGCGCCCCGCAGGTTACCGAATGCCACAACATCACCGGCACGGTGGAATATCTGCTGCGCGTCGAATGTGCCGACCTTGCGGCCTACAAGCATTGGCACACCGATGTGCTGGGCACCCTGCCGCAGGTGCAATCCATCACAACCTTTGTCGTGATGGGCAGCCCCAAGGACGACCGCGCCTGA